One genomic segment of bacterium includes these proteins:
- a CDS encoding YncE family protein yields MRATSSRAHRLAVCVAVAACIGTASADWVTTTVPVGNTPWAGAVNPVTNRTYVANFNSNNVAVIDGATYNVTLVGVGSNPAAVAVNPVTDKIYVANSASGTVTVIQGGTNDTLQVTVGLRPNAVAVNAVTDKVYVTNSGSDDVTVIDGATNVTTTVPADSSPCAVAVNPVTNRIYVTNYNSADVTVINGATNDTALVPVGLLPNAVAADVVTNKVYVTNSAGNSVTVVDGATNGTATVPAGITPYAVAVNPVTNKVYVANYLSNSVTVIDGVTNDTALVATDSSPWAVAVNPATNKVYVANWHGDSVTVIDGATNRTEALAVGTGPFAVVVNPVTGKAFVLNYHSNDVTVIDGASNDTASVCGGASPKAVAVNPVTDKIYVANYGSGNVSVIDGASGDTATVVAGTGPIAVAVNPVTDKIYVANYGSGNVSVIDGPTNDTATVTTGANPDAVAVNPVTNKVYVANGGSNNVTVVDGVTNATTNVAVGSWPAAVAVNPVTSKIYVADETSRRVTIIDGATNDTSSVAAGLYPYALAVNPVANKIYVANYAGNNVTVIDGVTNVTSTLAVGTNPDAVAVNPVTNRIYVANDGSNNVTVIDGATDTMATVPAGTEPFAVAVNTITNKVYVANNGDSSVTMIDAATNSATTVAVGPEPIAVAVNPVTGRIYVANNGDSSVTVIADAPVNDTKVRAAFNPLPGDTTSFNRPTLTGKAVNRSSPAGTAMMGVCNRLGTAQRAWSWANVTSGAGTDSIMWSYNWGTDSLIPGENFICCVPLEAQAATPNDLGLGSPFAGNIEVYPVYRVGLAPGLAGTISTRLQAAKLPTIVRGVLLTGDRGQKTGDRTELLDAAGRKVMDLHQGANDVSRLAPGVYFIRQASSVRRQASSVTKVVLAK; encoded by the coding sequence ATGAGAGCAACCAGCAGTAGAGCACACAGGCTGGCCGTGTGCGTGGCCGTCGCGGCGTGCATTGGAACCGCTTCAGCGGATTGGGTCACGACCACGGTGCCAGTAGGGAATACGCCTTGGGCCGGAGCCGTGAACCCGGTGACCAACAGAACCTACGTCGCCAACTTCAACAGCAACAACGTGGCAGTGATCGACGGCGCGACCTACAACGTGACACTGGTAGGCGTCGGTTCGAACCCCGCTGCCGTGGCGGTGAACCCGGTTACAGACAAGATCTATGTTGCGAACTCGGCGAGCGGCACGGTTACGGTGATTCAGGGCGGGACCAACGATACACTGCAGGTTACCGTTGGCCTGAGACCCAATGCGGTGGCGGTGAACGCCGTGACCGACAAGGTTTACGTTACCAACAGCGGCAGTGATGACGTGACCGTCATTGACGGCGCGACCAACGTCACGACCACCGTGCCCGCGGACTCCAGTCCCTGCGCCGTAGCCGTGAACCCGGTCACGAACAGAATCTACGTGACCAACTACAACAGCGCCGACGTTACGGTCATCAACGGCGCAACCAACGACACAGCGCTCGTACCCGTCGGTCTGCTGCCCAATGCCGTGGCGGCAGACGTGGTCACCAACAAGGTTTACGTCACCAACAGCGCAGGCAACAGCGTGACCGTTGTTGACGGCGCGACCAATGGCACGGCCACCGTACCGGCAGGAATCACACCCTATGCGGTGGCCGTGAATCCTGTCACTAACAAGGTCTACGTCGCGAACTACCTAAGCAACAGCGTCACGGTCATCGACGGTGTGACGAACGACACGGCCTTGGTCGCCACGGACTCAAGCCCCTGGGCCGTCGCGGTCAATCCGGCCACCAACAAGGTCTACGTTGCGAACTGGCACGGGGATAGTGTGACTGTAATCGACGGCGCGACGAACCGCACGGAGGCATTGGCCGTCGGGACAGGTCCTTTCGCCGTCGTCGTGAATCCGGTCACCGGCAAGGCCTTCGTGCTGAACTACCACAGCAACGATGTGACGGTCATCGACGGCGCGAGCAACGACACCGCCTCGGTGTGCGGCGGTGCGTCCCCGAAAGCCGTGGCGGTGAACCCGGTTACCGACAAGATTTACGTCGCGAACTATGGCAGCGGCAATGTGTCGGTGATTGACGGCGCGTCCGGCGACACCGCCACCGTGGTCGCCGGCACGGGCCCCATTGCCGTGGCGGTGAACCCGGTCACCGACAAGATCTACGTCGCGAACTACGGCAGCGGTAATGTGTCGGTGATTGACGGCCCGACCAATGACACCGCTACGGTGACCACCGGTGCAAACCCCGATGCTGTGGCGGTGAATCCGGTCACCAACAAGGTATACGTTGCGAACGGCGGCAGCAACAACGTCACCGTGGTCGACGGTGTGACCAACGCCACAACCAACGTGGCCGTCGGTTCGTGGCCCGCTGCCGTGGCGGTGAACCCGGTCACCAGCAAGATCTACGTCGCGGACGAGACCAGCCGCAGAGTGACAATCATCGACGGTGCCACCAATGACACAAGCAGTGTCGCCGCGGGTTTGTATCCCTATGCCCTCGCGGTGAACCCGGTCGCCAACAAGATCTACGTCGCGAACTACGCCGGCAACAACGTGACCGTGATCGACGGCGTGACCAACGTTACATCCACTTTGGCCGTCGGCACGAACCCCGATGCCGTAGCAGTGAACCCGGTCACCAACCGGATATACGTCGCGAACGACGGCAGCAACAACGTGACCGTGATTGACGGCGCGACCGACACCATGGCTACGGTTCCCGCCGGCACAGAACCATTTGCGGTGGCGGTGAATACGATTACCAACAAGGTCTACGTCGCGAACAACGGTGACAGCAGCGTAACAATGATCGACGCTGCCACCAACTCCGCGACCACGGTGGCCGTCGGCCCGGAGCCCATCGCGGTCGCGGTGAACCCGGTAACCGGCAGAATCTACGTCGCGAACAACGGGGACAGCAGCGTGACAGTGATAGCGGATGCGCCGGTGAACGACACGAAAGTGCGCGCGGCATTCAATCCGCTGCCGGGGGATACGACTTCGTTCAATCGTCCGACGCTTACCGGCAAGGCAGTGAATCGCTCGTCGCCCGCCGGGACTGCGATGATGGGCGTGTGCAACCGGCTGGGCACGGCTCAGAGGGCGTGGAGCTGGGCGAACGTCACCAGCGGTGCGGGAACCGACTCTATCATGTGGTCCTACAACTGGGGCACCGACTCCCTGATTCCAGGCGAGAACTTCATCTGCTGCGTGCCGCTCGAGGCCCAGGCCGCGACTCCGAACGACCTCGGGTTGGGCTCGCCGTTCGCCGGTAACATTGAGGTCTACCCGGTGTATCGTGTCGGACTCGCGCCCGGACTTGCGGGAACGATAAGTACCAGGCTCCAAGCGGCGAAGCTGCCGACCATCGTCCGCGGCGTGCTGTTGACAGGAGACCGGGGACAGAAGACAGGAGACCGGACGGAACTGCTCGACGCAGCCGGGCGGAAGGTAATGGACCTTCATCAAGGCGCGAATGACGTGAGCCGCCTCGCGCCGGGGGTGTACTTCATCCGTCAGGCGTCGAGCGTGAGGCGTCAAGCGTCTAGCGTCACGAAGGTCGTGCTGGCGAAGTAG
- a CDS encoding HU family DNA-binding protein, whose protein sequence is MTITKADLVETISRQVHPNITKRDVGKLVQMFIDEMCKMLLEGNRIEIRGFGVMSTKLRKPKVARNPKTKEPVNIPPRRVPVFKASRLLKASLMKGGQ, encoded by the coding sequence ATGACGATAACAAAGGCCGACCTGGTCGAGACAATCTCCCGCCAGGTCCATCCCAACATCACCAAACGTGACGTCGGCAAACTCGTCCAGATGTTCATCGACGAGATGTGTAAGATGCTGCTCGAAGGAAACCGCATAGAAATCAGAGGCTTCGGCGTAATGTCCACCAAGCTCCGCAAGCCCAAAGTCGCCCGCAACCCCAAGACCAAGGAACCGGTGAACATCCCGCCACGGCGCGTGCCGGTATTCAAAGCCTCGCGGCTCCTGAAAGCAAGTCTCATGAAGGGAGGCCAATAG